One window of Triticum dicoccoides isolate Atlit2015 ecotype Zavitan chromosome 5A, WEW_v2.0, whole genome shotgun sequence genomic DNA carries:
- the LOC119297710 gene encoding premnaspirodiene oxygenase-like has protein sequence MDADLQLHLFLVLLVAILVLFLRPRCLAAGDPSARRHPPGPWALPIIGHLHHLAGTVPHRALSSLARRYGPLMKLRLGELVVVVASSSDAAREIMKVHDANFASRPLTSMQRLAFQGNEGLVFAPYGDGWRQLRKICTNELLSSRSVQSFRYVREQELGRLLRAVAEASASGSPVNLTKDISAYLADSTVRAVIGSQFRQRDRYLRVLQDLLRIVPGMTLPDLFPSWRLVLLLSSVPGRIRRHSEDMKQMMDRIIRERQEDRAADQAKEEDFLDVLLRLQAEMDSQYPLTTENIKTVLLDMFGAGSETSATTLEWAMAELLRNPAVMGKVQDQVRQAAALAGRSTVTEADLPNLHYLRLVIKETLRLHPPVPLLLPRECEKPCQVLGFDVPRGAMVIVNAWAIGRDPAHWDNPGVFAPERFEQDKREFKGTNHEFLPFGAGRRVCPGMSFGLAHVELALAGLLFHFDWKLPGKDRLDMTEAFGISARLRFDLTVLAVPRVPVPTTKQ, from the exons ATGGATGCCGACCTCCAGCTGCACTTGTTTCTCGTGCTTCTCGTGGCTATCCTGGTTCTGTTCTTGAGGCCCAGATGCTTGGCCGCTGGAGACCCGAGCGCTAGGCGGCACCCGCCGGGGCCGTGGGCGCTGCCCATCATCGGCCACCTGCACCACCTCGCGGGCACTGTCCCGCACCGTGCCTTGAGCAGCCTCGCGCGGCGCTACGGCCCGCTGATGAAGCTCCGTCTCGGCGAGCTGGTGGTGGTGGTAGCGTCGTCCTCGGATGCTGCGCGGGAGATCATGAAGGTCCACGACGCCAACTTCGCGTCGAGGCCGCTGACCTCCATGCAGAGGCTCGCGTTCCAGGGCAACGAGGGCCTGGTCTTCGCGCCCTACGGCGACGGCTGGCGGCAGCTCCGCAAGATTTGCACCAACGAGCTCCTCAGCTCCCGCAGCGTCCAGTCCTTCCGCTACGTCCGGGAGCAGGAGCTCGGCCGCCTCCTGCGCGCCGTGGCGGAGGCCTCGGCGTCCGGCTCGCCGGTGAACCTGACCAAAGATATATCGGCGTACCTCGCGGACTCGACGGTGCGCGCCGTCATTGGGAGCCAGTTCAGACAGCGGGACAGGTACCTGCGCGTGCTGCAGGACTTGCTGAGGATCGTGCCCGGGATGACCCTTCCCGACCTCTTTCCCTCCTGGCGGCTCGTCCTGCTCCTCAGCAGCGTCCCCGGCCGCATAAGGCGCCATAGCGAAGACATGAAGCAGATGATGGACCGCATCATTCGAGAGCGCCAGGAGGACAGGGCTGCCGACCAAGCCAAAGAGGAAGACTTCCTGGATGTGCTTCTGAGGCTTCAGGCGGAAATGGATTCCCAGTATCCACTCACCACAGAAAACATCAAGACGGTCCTGCTG GACATGTTTGGCGCGGGCAGCGAGACGTCAGCTACCACGCTGGAGTGGGCGATGGCGGAGCTGCTGCGGAACCCGGCAGTCATGGGGAAGGTGCAAGACCAGGTCCGGCAAGCAGCAGCACTCGCTGGCCGTAGCACGGTGACAGAAGCCGACCTGCCAAATCTGCACTACCTGCGGCTAGTCATCAAGGAGACGCTCAGGCTGCACCCTCCGGTGCCGCTGCTGCTCCCTCGCGAATGCGAGAAGCCGTGTCAAGTCCTGGGCTTCGACGTACCAAGAGGGGCCATGGTGATCGTGAACGCGTGGGCGATCGGCAGGGACCCGGCGCACTGGGACAACCCGGGCGTGTTCGCGCCTGAAAGGTTTGAGCAGGATAAGCGGGAGTTCAAGGGGACGAACCACGAGTTCCTGCCGTTTGGTGCTGGGAGGCGGGTGTGCCCTGGCATGTCATTCGGGCTGGCGCACGTTGAGCTCGCGCTTGCAGGGTTGCTGTTTCACTTCGACTGGAAGCTGCCGGGCAAGGATCGTCTGGACATGACGGAGGCATTCGGGATCTCTGCAAGGCTGCGGTTTGATCTTACGGTTCTGGCCGTCCCCCGTGTCCCGGTGCCCACGACGAAGCAGTAA